The following proteins come from a genomic window of Pangasianodon hypophthalmus isolate fPanHyp1 chromosome 24, fPanHyp1.pri, whole genome shotgun sequence:
- the LOC113536867 gene encoding uncharacterized protein LOC113536867: MRHSQSVHELFDKGNGAKILTQSRTGKRTPTYFHRLALDSVITSKGSLVLLNGPDAIEVHKPRKLSQLVNGAHLTDVYLPAITEKTSNLQAARVNLSQSCPHVYSSRRRRSTSSVISQRASDFSARTNYLKEQKESRKSNVLVTMLYLGQRKPGTTQDDMKVLQQKCGGENICVFKGSVQPGEQFQFISQRHLGYPFSATFYVNGIMAGRISSCCEYRYTPGFQQGRKSCFRLIRLSGGKPCYKCVNSRHGIGNEPEDIIHHSIHTLKSHEGNMESCPSSPLFIPTGMERSVQRTRKLPKDASKVLTDSEDMNDSMTERKRYKRQKRRYGRRRDSNGSEASQYKRDTREDETKSTVLNSSIPHLEKSKNVKEHGKEKPKTSNKDKDLLQDREALSKQIGKEKLDPRESNGKSRNGDRLRDFYEECVEMSTGLESGLEQHKWFKANKFERNKLREQLTLGPHPNDSATELELSEESDNAVHSKSGKPRTDMKNQEILENDAFEKKQELQKKLDAMLEVLNTSDEVELVLRNTGVTDELLLSFVAALKNSLSEVTLVNLNLNHIGPLGVHGLLDLLQAKPEIKGLLLFGNHLGDVGVQVLLSGVADLQVKTAASPRMPVYPRQFYLSEPSFALIELDLGGNGIGSEGLRVLGTFIRYHSQLQYLGLAQTCCSSMEAWYVFFESLKVNNKLTHIILDENNLGDQGVKLFAEALQINESLRKIDLDRNNFGEVGGHALLEALSISQCSLEHLSLEQNYISTELMSKFQDVVKTSDVRTTLKA, translated from the exons ATGAGACATAGCCAGAGTGTCCATGAGCTGTTTGATAAAGGAAACGGAGCAAAA ATTCTTACCCAAAGTAGGACAGGGAAGAGGACACCTACATACTTCCACAGACTGGCCCTGGACAGTGTGATTACCAGCAAAGGAAGTCTCGTTCTGCTAAATGGACCTGATGCTATTGAGGTTCACAAG CCCAGGAAATTGAGCCAGCTGGTGAATGGAGCCCATCTGACTGATGTTTACCTGCCAGCCATCACAGAAAAGACGTCAAACCTGCAAGCAGCGAGAGTAAATCTCAGCCAGTCCTGTCCACATGTGTACAGCAGCAGACGTCGCAGATCCACCTCATCTGTCATCTCGCAAAGAGCCTCAGACTTCAGTGCTAGAACG AATTATTTAAAGGAACAAAAAGAGTCAAGGAAGTCTAATGTCTTAGTGACAATGCTGTACCTGGGCCAGAGGAAGCCTGGGACCACCCAGGATGACATGAAAGTGCTCCAACAGAAATGCGGAGGGGAGAACATCTGTGTCTTTAAAGGATCTGTTCAGCCTGGAG AGCAGTTCCAGTTTATTTCTCAGAGACACCTTGGCTACCCATTCAGTGCCACCTTCTACGTCAATGGAATAATGGCCGGTAGAATAAGTTCATGCTGTGAGTATCGTTACACCCCCGGCTTTCAGCAAGGCCGCAAGAGCTGTTTCAGACTGATCCGACTGAGTGGAGGGAAACCCTGCTATAA ATGTGTGAATTCTAGACATGGTATTGGCAATGAACCAGAAGATATTATTCATCACAGTATCCACACTCTCAAATCTCATGAAG GTAACATGGAGTCTTGCCCTTCTTCCCCTTTATTCATCCCTACTGGAATGGAGAGATCTGTACAGAGAACAAGAAAGCTTCCCAAAGATGCCAGCAAGGTGCTAACAGATAGTGAAGATATGAATGACAGCATGACAGAAAGAAAACGATACAAGCGACAGAAGAGGCGTTATGGCCGGCGAAGAGACAGCAATGGCTCTGAGGCATCTCAATACAAAAGAGACACTAGAGAGGATGAAACCAAGTCAACAGTTTTGAATAGCTCAATACCTCATCTGGAAAAATCAAAGAATGTGAAGGAACATGGCAAAGAGAAGCCAAAGACCAGCAATAAAGACAAAG ATTTATTACAGGACAGAGAAGCCCTGAGTAAGCAAATTGGAAAGGAAAAGCTAGATCCTCGGGAATCAAATGGCAAAAGCAGAAACGGGGATAGACTGAGAGACTTCTATGAAGAATGTGTTGAAATGAGCACTGGTCTGGAATCTGGCCTAGAACAACACAAGTGGTTCAAAGCAAACA AGTTTGAGAGGAATAAACTCAGAGAGCAGCTCACTTTGGGCCCCCACCCTAATGACTCAGCTACTGAGTTGGAACTCAGTGAAGAGAGTGATAATGCTGTCCATTCAAAGTCAGGGAAGCCCAGGACTGATATGAAAAATCAAG AGATCCTAGAGAATGACGCATTTgagaaaaaacaagaactgCAAAAAAAG CTGGATGCTATGCTGGAGGTGTTGAATACATCAGATGAGGTGGAGCTGGTGCTGAGGAATACAGGAGTGACAGATGAACTGCTACTGAGTTTTGTGGCAGCACTGAAGAATAGCCTATCTGAAGTCACATTGGTCAACCTCAATCTCAACCATATCGGACCTCTAGGAGTTCATGGACTGCTGGACCTTCTACAGGCCAAACCAGAGATCAAGGGACTACT GTTGTTTGGAAATCATCTAGGCGATGTAGGAGTTCAGGTCCTGCTTAGTGGTGTGGCTGATCTTCAAGTAAAAACAGCAGCATCACCAAGAATGCCAGTATATCCAAGACAATTCTACCTTTCTGAGCCAAGCTTTGCACTCATAGAGCTGGACTTGGGTGGAAATGGGATTGGCAGTGAGGGACTGAGAGTATTAGGCACCTTTATAAGGTATCACTCCCAGTTGCAATATCTGGGCCTGGCCCAAACATGTTGCTCTAGCATGGAGGCCTGGTATGTCTTTTTTGAAAGTCTGAAGGTAAACAATAAACTCACCCACATCATTCTAGATGAGAACAACCTGGGAGACCAAGGGGTCAAACTATTTGCTGAGGCTCTGCAAATCAATGAAAGCTTGCGGAAAATAGACTTGGACCGCAATAATTTTGGTGAGGTTGGAGGACATGCTCTCCTTGAGGCACTCTCCATAAGCCAGTGTTCTCTCGAGCACTTAAGCTTGGAGCAGAACTACATCAGTACAGAACTGATGAGCAAATTTCAGGATGTGGTTAAGACTAGTGATGTACGTACTACTTTAAAAGCTTAG